The Ananas comosus cultivar F153 linkage group 2, ASM154086v1, whole genome shotgun sequence genome contains a region encoding:
- the LOC109724357 gene encoding uncharacterized protein LOC109724357, which yields MDENGEKLKLADLWNLPQGQRVVVDCNTQGQPIGNEGGLLAQFLGTIARNGGICTLSYKDWRYVQKDANDDIIAQVKEKFLYPVRIEKWIMKSTGRKWRDYKCDLKAAHFDEHASLKELYKKVPEDVIKDQWIYLVDFWTSDEGKLRSSRTHTAGTKSFARVAEEMRKYDPQKKEPQHVEVYLKTHVYKDRTFMDRKTANDLKKKLIETSEGSTSQRKIAWQGDPYSEIIGKDKRGYVRGVGMGPTPKDILNSSCLRRFEGLRMTNFDETIVEENIRQMKEQMERLKMQVQDQNKIILDQNKSIAELKYMVQYLANNQPMQLLMPVEPNIQDIGGIEKFSKRNTSGSANFGTNSKLKRPMRSKEIISDASSARNIHPQPHCPLGSTS from the exons ATGG ATGAGAATGGGGAAAAACTAAAATTAGCTGATTTGTGGAACCTACCACAAGGGCAACGAGTTGTTGTAGATTGTAATACTCAAGGGCAACCTATCGGAAATGAAGGTGGATTGTTGGCTCAATTTTTGGGAACAATAGCAAGAAATGGAGGAATATGCACTTTAAGTTATAAAGATTGGAGATATGTTCAAAAGGATGCTAACGATGATATAATAGCACAAGTGAAG GAAAAGTTTCTATATCCAGTCAGAATCGAGAAGTGGATCATGAAGTCAACTGGAAGAAAGTGGAGGGATTATAAGTGCGATCTTAAGGCTGCGCACTTTGATGAACATGCTAGCCTGAAGGAGTTATATAAGAAAGTACCTGAAGATGTGATTAAGGATCAATGGATTTATCTTGTAGACTTTTGGACATCAGATGAAGGAAAG TTACGCAGCTCAAGAACTCACACTGCAGGAACAAAGAGTTTTGCTCGTGTTGCAGAGGAAATG AGGAAATATGATCCACAAAAGAAAGAGCCTCAACATGTTGAAGTTTATTTGAAAACTCACGTGTATAAGGATAGAACATTCATGGATAGAAAAACAGCG AATGATTTGAAGAAAAAGCTAATTGAAACTTCGGAGGGATCAACATCACAACGAAAAATTGCATGGCAAGGTGATCCTTACTCTGAAATCATAGGAAAAGACAAGCGCGGATATGTGCGTGGTGTAGGAATGGGTCCTACGCCTAAAGATATTTTAAACTCATCTTGTTTGCGTCGATTTGAGGGTTTAAGGATGACAAATTTTGACGAGACAATAGTTGAAGAAAACATACGTCAAATGAAGGAGCAAATGGAGCGATTGAAGATGCAAGTACAAGACCAAAACAAAATTATCTTAGACCAAAACAAATCTATTGCTGAGTTGAAATATATGGTGCAATACTTGGCAAATAATCAACCAATGCAG CTCTTAATGCCAGTTGAACCGAATATCCAAGACATAGGTGGTAttgaaaaattttcgaaaagAAATACTTCAGGTTCGGCTAACTTTGGTACTAACTCAaagcttaaaaggcctatgcgCTCTAAGGAAATT